Proteins from a single region of Proteiniborus ethanoligenes:
- a CDS encoding methyl-accepting chemotaxis protein, producing MKNKNSIGSIKIFIILLICLGPIVFLATILNSWVFSILSTLIVSLIATLIINKLLNKTLEQILYFIKSMNKNDLMIKIDERLKNSDNEILKEINTMFEETKSNFKRQVNIATKILAVSEQIGSISDETQSAMEIVAASAETTSQSSERQFVMLNNVSEKTRDIVNTLNEINVEMEGTAVFTTESIKGVQLGIQDINGVKERVMITRDSVKSTATNVDKLRIYSEDVVKMIDLINTIAEQTNMLALNASIEAARAGEHGKGFAVVATEVSKLSKETSEASAKIEEVISTLKEEILNISKSMEEETIHVEEEYNAIEKAINNFSKIQNSLEESVKKINTMSKNINNISIKSNEVEESVCEVTEFSKEINSEMQETSAQTILQNEKMISLNKIIEDLKNTADEMQQYVTSRVMEGKMLKDVEYILNTAKGKDVDNSLMSTMLKETGVDVIYITDNKGEIRYCNEKESIGLNLYKIDSTYDYLRTRAKPYITTPIKRRVEDNQLFKFLAMIDESGIIYQVGLSIDSLLKF from the coding sequence TTGAAGAATAAAAACAGTATAGGAAGTATTAAAATATTCATCATATTGTTAATATGCTTAGGGCCAATAGTATTTTTGGCTACAATTCTAAATAGCTGGGTATTTAGCATTTTATCTACTTTAATTGTTTCACTAATAGCTACATTAATTATTAATAAGCTTTTAAATAAGACTTTAGAGCAGATACTTTATTTTATTAAAAGCATGAATAAAAATGACCTAATGATAAAAATAGATGAAAGGCTTAAGAACTCAGATAATGAGATATTAAAAGAAATCAATACTATGTTTGAAGAGACAAAGTCAAATTTCAAGCGACAGGTAAACATAGCAACTAAAATACTTGCAGTATCTGAACAAATAGGAAGCATTTCAGATGAAACACAATCAGCAATGGAAATAGTTGCTGCATCTGCTGAAACTACAAGTCAAAGCAGTGAAAGGCAATTTGTTATGTTGAATAATGTATCTGAAAAAACCAGAGACATAGTTAATACATTAAATGAAATAAATGTGGAAATGGAAGGAACTGCAGTATTTACTACAGAATCCATTAAAGGAGTTCAATTAGGGATACAGGATATTAATGGAGTTAAAGAAAGGGTAATGATTACAAGAGATTCAGTAAAAAGCACTGCAACTAATGTGGATAAATTAAGAATTTATTCAGAAGATGTAGTTAAGATGATCGACTTAATCAACACAATTGCAGAGCAAACAAATATGCTAGCATTAAATGCTTCTATAGAAGCAGCAAGAGCTGGCGAGCATGGCAAGGGCTTTGCAGTAGTAGCTACAGAAGTAAGTAAGCTATCAAAAGAAACCAGCGAAGCTTCAGCAAAGATAGAAGAAGTAATATCTACATTGAAAGAAGAAATATTAAACATTTCAAAATCTATGGAAGAGGAAACCATCCATGTTGAAGAGGAGTATAATGCTATAGAAAAGGCTATAAATAACTTCAGCAAAATACAAAACTCCCTAGAAGAAAGCGTTAAAAAAATTAATACTATGAGCAAGAACATAAATAATATTAGCATAAAAAGCAATGAGGTAGAAGAAAGTGTATGTGAGGTAACGGAATTTTCAAAGGAAATAAATTCAGAGATGCAAGAAACCTCTGCTCAGACTATTTTACAAAATGAAAAAATGATATCCTTAAACAAAATTATTGAGGACCTGAAAAACACTGCAGATGAAATGCAGCAATATGTAACAAGCAGAGTAATGGAAGGCAAAATGCTAAAGGATGTAGAGTACATATTAAATACTGCTAAAGGTAAGGATGTAGATAACAGCCTAATGAGTACTATGCTTAAAGAAACAGGAGTAGATGTCATATATATTACAGACAATAAGGGCGAAATTAGATACTGTAATGAAAAGGAATCTATTGGACTAAATCTTTATAAAATAGACTCAACCTATGATTATTTAAGAACTAGAGCAAAGCCCTATATTACAACACCTATTAAGAGAAGAGTAGAGGATAATCAGCTATTTAAATTTCTTGCCATGATTGATGAAAGTGGTATAATATATCAAGTAGGGTTATCTATCGATTCCCTATTAAAGTTTTAG
- the ade gene encoding adenine deaminase, with product MKGEIKKKIDLAYGRMKPELVLKNARIVNVFSHEIVDGDIAIHEGEIVGIGNYFGEKEIDVEGRFVAPGLIDGHVHIESAMVSPPQFARAVVPRGTTTIIADPHEIANVKGLEGIKYMMEASEGLPLNAYFMLPSCVPATSFETSGAELLAEDLKELIGNERILGLGELMNYPGVIAGDDDIVDKIQLSKEHSKIIDGHGPEIKNKELNAYVAAGVLTEHECSTVEEMMNRLRLGMYILVRQGSAARNLKELVRGLKRENMRRCLFCTDDKHPEDILLTGHIDNNVRLAIKNGIDPISAIQMATINAAECYGLKKLGAIAPGYIADIIIIDDLKDFNVLQVFKNGRLVAENKEPLFNVKDFDNSNVVDTVRIKPVTKDDLRIKNHTDIANVMRLSSHSLFTQRVVRKISTKDGEFVNNEKLDILKLAVIERHNATGNIGLGLVEDFRLKNGAIALTIAHDSHNLIVIGDNDEDMLLAIDKVAKVGGGITIASKGEILKTLELPIAGIISDEPMEVVNEKLKEMLKIAYEHLNVNKDIDPFMTLSFLALPVIPEIKVTDLGLFDVSRFDFMDLEVKE from the coding sequence ATGAAGGGAGAAATAAAAAAGAAAATAGACCTAGCATATGGCAGAATGAAACCAGAATTAGTTCTTAAAAATGCAAGAATCGTAAACGTATTTTCACACGAAATAGTAGATGGAGATATAGCCATACACGAAGGAGAAATCGTAGGTATAGGTAATTATTTTGGGGAAAAAGAAATAGATGTAGAGGGAAGGTTTGTTGCTCCAGGACTTATTGATGGACATGTTCACATAGAATCTGCAATGGTATCACCACCACAGTTTGCTAGAGCAGTAGTACCAAGGGGTACTACAACAATTATAGCAGACCCACATGAAATAGCTAATGTAAAAGGATTAGAGGGTATCAAATACATGATGGAGGCAAGTGAAGGATTACCTTTAAATGCATATTTTATGCTGCCCTCCTGTGTTCCTGCCACATCCTTTGAAACCTCAGGAGCAGAGCTATTAGCAGAAGATTTAAAAGAGCTAATTGGAAATGAGAGAATACTAGGTTTAGGGGAGCTAATGAACTATCCTGGTGTCATTGCAGGAGATGATGATATTGTCGACAAGATTCAATTGTCAAAAGAACATAGTAAGATAATAGATGGTCATGGACCAGAAATAAAAAACAAGGAATTAAATGCTTATGTAGCAGCAGGAGTTCTTACAGAGCATGAATGCTCTACAGTAGAAGAAATGATGAACAGGCTTAGACTTGGAATGTACATTTTAGTCAGACAGGGGTCTGCTGCAAGAAACCTAAAGGAATTGGTTAGGGGCTTAAAAAGAGAGAATATGAGAAGATGTTTATTTTGTACAGATGATAAGCATCCTGAGGATATACTCTTAACAGGACATATAGATAATAATGTGAGGCTTGCTATTAAAAATGGTATAGACCCAATATCAGCTATCCAAATGGCTACAATAAATGCTGCTGAATGCTATGGTCTTAAAAAGCTAGGAGCCATAGCACCAGGATATATTGCAGATATTATAATAATAGATGATCTAAAGGATTTTAATGTGCTTCAAGTCTTTAAAAATGGTAGGCTTGTAGCAGAAAATAAAGAGCCCTTATTTAATGTAAAGGATTTTGACAATTCAAATGTTGTTGATACAGTGAGAATAAAACCTGTAACCAAGGATGATTTAAGGATAAAAAACCACACAGATATAGCAAATGTTATGAGATTATCATCACATAGCTTATTTACCCAAAGAGTGGTCAGAAAAATAAGCACTAAAGATGGGGAGTTCGTGAATAACGAAAAATTAGATATATTAAAGTTGGCTGTTATCGAAAGACATAATGCTACTGGTAATATTGGATTAGGGTTAGTTGAAGATTTCAGGCTGAAAAATGGAGCAATAGCACTTACAATAGCTCATGATTCTCATAATCTAATAGTAATTGGAGACAATGATGAAGATATGCTATTAGCTATAGATAAGGTTGCTAAAGTTGGTGGAGGTATTACCATAGCATCTAAAGGAGAAATCCTTAAGACCTTAGAGCTTCCAATAGCTGGGATTATATCAGATGAGCCTATGGAAGTAGTAAATGAAAAGCTTAAAGAAATGCTTAAGATAGCATATGAACATCTTAACGTAAACAAAGATATAGATCCATTTATGACATTATCCTTTTTAGCTTTACCAGTTATACCTGAAATTAAAGTAACGGATTTAGGCTTGTTTGATGTTTCAAGATTTGATTTTATGGATTTAGAAGTTAAAGAATAA
- a CDS encoding xanthine dehydrogenase family protein molybdopterin-binding subunit codes for MKKRGIGFATMFYGTGYGNGFPDVSNAIAELRHDGNIAIYVGATEVGQGAKTIMSQIPAEVLGIGVENIVFICEDTSITPDAGTAAASRQTYNTGNAIKKAAEALKEEIIKISVEILGVNSDTGLAMKNGSVYIKTFPSKNVTFKEIAQKIGDEPLRKEATFIAHSTQMDDETGQGSPYWPYTFGACGVEVEVDTETGVVEILKATVAQDVGKAINPTLVEGQIDGGFAMGYGYAIMENLNVVKGQIKNNRFTNYLIPTSMDMPEVDKIIVEDPESTAPYGAKGIGEPVLIYVAPAILNAIYNAVGVRMTEIPVTPEKLIKALNENK; via the coding sequence ATGAAAAAAAGAGGAATAGGATTTGCGACAATGTTTTATGGAACAGGATATGGTAATGGATTTCCAGACGTTTCAAATGCTATTGCAGAGCTAAGACATGATGGTAATATAGCAATATACGTTGGAGCTACAGAGGTTGGGCAAGGTGCTAAGACAATAATGAGTCAAATACCAGCAGAGGTTTTAGGTATAGGAGTAGAAAATATAGTGTTTATATGTGAGGATACTAGTATAACACCAGATGCAGGCACTGCAGCCGCAAGTAGACAGACCTATAATACAGGAAATGCAATAAAAAAAGCTGCAGAAGCACTAAAAGAAGAAATTATTAAGATTTCAGTCGAAATACTAGGAGTAAATAGTGATACAGGCTTAGCTATGAAAAATGGAAGTGTATATATAAAAACCTTCCCAAGCAAAAATGTAACCTTCAAAGAAATAGCTCAAAAAATTGGTGATGAACCATTAAGAAAAGAAGCTACCTTTATAGCCCATTCTACTCAAATGGATGATGAAACAGGCCAAGGCTCACCATATTGGCCATATACATTTGGAGCATGTGGAGTAGAGGTAGAGGTGGATACGGAAACTGGAGTTGTTGAAATATTAAAAGCTACAGTTGCTCAAGATGTGGGCAAGGCTATTAATCCTACATTAGTTGAAGGTCAAATAGATGGTGGATTTGCCATGGGATATGGCTATGCAATAATGGAAAATCTAAATGTAGTTAAAGGACAAATAAAGAACAACAGATTTACTAATTATTTAATACCAACCTCTATGGATATGCCAGAGGTAGATAAGATTATTGTTGAGGATCCAGAATCTACAGCTCCATATGGAGCAAAGGGAATAGGAGAGCCTGTGCTAATCTATGTAGCTCCTGCAATATTAAATGCAATATATAATGCAGTTGGAGTTAGAATGACTGAGATTCCTGTTACCCCAGAAAAGCTAATAAAAGCTTTAAATGAAAATAAATAA
- a CDS encoding xanthine dehydrogenase family protein molybdopterin-binding subunit codes for MKLDVVGKSVIRVDGLSKVTGKAVYPQDIYIEGMLYGKTLRSTKPHAYFKLDISEALGIDGVVQILTAKDVPGVNSHGVLFKDHEVLCNKKVRRIGDPIAFVVANTEKIAEKALKAIKVEYEELEAVFDPSEGMKETAPQIHEGNSNIVYHYKLRKGNMEEAFKKCDVIVENEYFVPMVDHVFLQPEAGVAYMEEDGTIVVAVATQYPHFDQLEVAEAMGVPPHMVKIINPAVGGAFGGREDITMQIHLAMAAKITGKPVKAIYSREESFDAHCKRHSVKMKYKTGATKDGKLLAMEAILIGDTGAYASWAINVMRKAGVHATGPYEIPNIKVDSYSVYTNNPFAGAMRGFGATQVPIAHEQQMDMLAEKLNIDPITFRLKNIFKVGSETATGQILDESVPLDKCIEEVEKKMNFIERFKGGVAQ; via the coding sequence GTGAAGCTAGATGTTGTAGGGAAAAGTGTAATAAGAGTAGATGGCCTTTCTAAAGTAACAGGAAAAGCCGTGTATCCCCAAGACATATATATAGAAGGAATGCTTTATGGAAAAACCTTAAGATCTACTAAGCCCCATGCGTATTTTAAGCTAGATATTTCTGAGGCCTTAGGCATAGATGGAGTAGTTCAGATATTAACTGCAAAGGATGTGCCAGGGGTAAATAGCCATGGTGTTTTATTTAAAGACCATGAGGTTCTCTGCAATAAAAAAGTAAGAAGAATAGGAGACCCAATAGCTTTTGTAGTAGCTAATACAGAAAAAATAGCAGAAAAGGCATTAAAGGCTATAAAAGTAGAATATGAAGAGTTGGAGGCAGTTTTTGACCCTTCAGAAGGAATGAAGGAAACTGCACCACAGATACATGAAGGAAATAGCAACATAGTTTATCACTACAAGCTTAGAAAAGGAAATATGGAAGAAGCATTTAAAAAGTGTGATGTAATAGTAGAAAATGAATACTTTGTGCCTATGGTTGACCATGTATTTTTACAGCCAGAAGCGGGAGTAGCATATATGGAAGAGGACGGTACTATAGTAGTAGCTGTTGCAACTCAATATCCACATTTTGACCAATTGGAAGTAGCAGAAGCTATGGGAGTGCCACCCCATATGGTAAAGATAATTAATCCTGCAGTTGGAGGAGCTTTTGGTGGAAGAGAAGATATTACTATGCAAATACACTTAGCAATGGCTGCGAAGATCACAGGCAAGCCAGTAAAAGCTATATACTCGAGAGAAGAATCCTTTGACGCTCATTGTAAGAGACATTCTGTTAAGATGAAATATAAGACTGGTGCTACCAAGGATGGAAAGCTATTAGCTATGGAAGCCATATTAATTGGAGATACAGGGGCTTATGCTTCTTGGGCTATTAATGTCATGAGAAAAGCTGGAGTTCATGCCACAGGTCCTTATGAAATACCAAATATAAAGGTTGATAGCTATTCAGTATATACAAACAATCCATTTGCAGGAGCAATGAGAGGTTTCGGAGCAACTCAAGTACCTATAGCACATGAGCAGCAAATGGATATGCTTGCAGAAAAGCTAAATATAGATCCTATCACCTTTAGATTAAAGAACATATTTAAGGTAGGCTCAGAAACGGCTACTGGACAAATATTAGACGAAAGTGTTCCATTAGATAAATGCATAGAAGAAGTGGAAAAGAAAATGAACTTTATAGAAAGATTCAAAGGTGGTGTAGCCCAATGA
- a CDS encoding (2Fe-2S)-binding protein — protein sequence MKTIELNVNRKTYRVEVEEDMRLIDVLRDKLGLIGTKEGCGEGECGACTVIMDGEAVASCLVMGFQAEGSEIVTIEGLGDENGIDPIQQAFLDEGAVQCGFCIPGMVLSAKSLLDKNSSPTRKDIREAISGNLCRCTGYNKIVNAVEKAAKDLQGGK from the coding sequence ATGAAAACAATAGAACTTAATGTAAATAGAAAGACCTATAGGGTAGAAGTTGAAGAGGATATGAGGCTTATAGATGTTTTAAGAGATAAGCTTGGACTTATAGGTACTAAGGAAGGATGTGGAGAAGGTGAATGCGGAGCCTGTACAGTAATTATGGATGGCGAAGCAGTAGCCTCATGCTTAGTAATGGGATTTCAAGCTGAGGGAAGTGAAATCGTTACCATAGAAGGCTTAGGAGACGAAAATGGCATAGATCCTATTCAACAAGCCTTCTTAGATGAAGGTGCTGTTCAATGTGGATTTTGTATTCCGGGCATGGTGCTATCTGCCAAATCCTTATTAGACAAAAACTCCTCTCCAACAAGAAAAGATATTAGAGAAGCAATATCAGGAAACCTCTGTCGTTGTACTGGCTATAACAAAATTGTAAATGCAGTTGAAAAGGCTGCAAAAGATTTACAGGGAGGGAAGTAA
- a CDS encoding FAD binding domain-containing protein, with protein MSIKYAYKPKTIGEAVELLDKHKGQGKLIAGGTDLVIEIKNGTVNFEALIDISDIKEMSFIKAEEDMIEIGGATTFTEIVKSDLFQDRLVGLREAAYSVGSPQIRNKGTIGGNICNGSPAADIVPPLLALDAVAKIKSKSGEREVLVEKLFLDKGQVDIKDNEILVSVKFKAPKKNEMLSFSKLGLRKALAISRICTSVFAEINEDETLKEIKIANGSLGRYGMREREVEEFFKGKKLTEEVIQEGIQHMQNQVAQRLAGRSTVGFKSVAVKGVLRDALNRVVNIYNPA; from the coding sequence ATGTCAATCAAATATGCATATAAGCCAAAAACCATAGGGGAAGCAGTCGAGCTTCTAGACAAGCATAAAGGACAAGGGAAATTAATTGCGGGAGGAACAGACCTAGTTATAGAAATTAAGAATGGAACTGTGAATTTTGAAGCCCTAATAGATATTTCTGATATAAAGGAAATGTCTTTCATAAAGGCAGAAGAGGACATGATTGAAATAGGTGGAGCTACAACTTTTACGGAGATAGTTAAGTCTGATTTATTTCAAGACAGACTTGTAGGGTTAAGAGAAGCAGCATATTCTGTAGGCTCACCTCAAATAAGAAACAAAGGAACTATTGGAGGCAATATTTGTAATGGCTCTCCTGCAGCAGATATAGTCCCACCATTACTTGCACTAGACGCAGTTGCTAAAATAAAAAGCAAGAGTGGGGAACGGGAAGTATTAGTTGAGAAATTATTCTTAGATAAAGGGCAAGTAGATATTAAGGACAATGAAATCCTAGTATCTGTAAAGTTCAAGGCTCCAAAAAAGAATGAAATGTTGTCTTTTAGCAAGCTTGGCCTCAGAAAAGCCCTAGCTATCTCTAGAATATGTACTAGTGTATTTGCTGAAATTAATGAAGATGAAACTCTAAAAGAAATTAAAATAGCTAACGGCTCCCTAGGAAGATACGGAATGAGAGAAAGAGAAGTAGAAGAATTCTTTAAAGGTAAAAAGCTGACAGAGGAAGTAATCCAAGAGGGAATACAACACATGCAAAATCAAGTAGCACAAAGATTAGCTGGTAGATCTACTGTTGGCTTTAAAAGCGTAGCTGTTAAAGGAGTATTAAGAGATGCATTGAACAGGGTAGTCAATATATACAATCCAGCTTAA
- a CDS encoding NCS2 family permease → MSTLERIFKLNEHKTDVKTEVIAGITTFMTMGYILAVNPGILSATGMDPGGVFTATALSAVIATLIMAFYANYPFALAPGMGLNAFFAFSVVLGMGHSWEFALTAVFLEGLIFILLSFVNAREAIVNAIPMNLKNAVSVGIGLFIAFIGLQGAGIIVNDDAVLVALGDLTQPTAIVAILGIIITGILLYKKVKGAILIGILVSTVISIPLGVTQFNGFVSLPPSLAPVAFKLRFSAAEIFSLDMLVVLFTFLFVDVFDTIGTLIGVASKADMLDKDGNLPRVKPALFADAVGTSVGALLGTSTVTTYVESAAGVAEGGRTGLTALTTSVLFALALFFAPIFGIIPGAATAPALIIVGLFMMSPIMKINLDDFTEAIPAFLTIIMMPLAYSIAEGIVFGMVSYTLLKTLTGKYKDVSIVMYILSILFVLKYIFL, encoded by the coding sequence ATGAGTACGTTAGAAAGAATATTTAAGCTAAATGAACACAAAACTGACGTCAAAACAGAAGTTATTGCTGGTATTACTACATTTATGACAATGGGCTACATATTAGCAGTAAACCCAGGGATTCTTTCAGCAACTGGTATGGATCCAGGTGGAGTATTTACAGCTACAGCATTATCAGCAGTTATCGCTACACTAATTATGGCTTTTTATGCTAACTATCCTTTTGCACTAGCACCTGGTATGGGACTAAATGCATTCTTTGCATTTTCAGTTGTTCTAGGTATGGGGCATTCATGGGAATTCGCATTAACAGCCGTATTTTTAGAAGGTCTTATTTTCATATTGCTATCATTTGTTAACGCACGTGAAGCTATTGTCAATGCTATTCCTATGAATTTAAAAAATGCAGTTTCAGTAGGTATTGGATTATTTATAGCTTTTATTGGATTACAGGGTGCAGGAATAATAGTTAACGATGATGCTGTATTAGTTGCACTTGGAGATCTTACTCAGCCAACAGCTATAGTAGCCATATTAGGAATTATTATTACAGGAATTCTTTTATACAAAAAAGTCAAGGGAGCAATATTAATAGGTATTTTAGTTTCTACAGTTATCAGTATACCTTTAGGAGTTACACAGTTTAATGGTTTCGTTTCACTTCCACCATCATTAGCACCAGTAGCTTTTAAATTAAGATTTTCTGCAGCAGAAATATTTAGCCTTGATATGTTAGTAGTGTTGTTTACATTCTTATTTGTTGACGTATTTGATACAATCGGGACATTAATTGGGGTTGCATCAAAGGCTGATATGTTAGACAAGGATGGAAACCTACCAAGAGTTAAGCCAGCTTTATTTGCAGATGCTGTAGGAACATCTGTAGGAGCTTTACTAGGAACAAGTACAGTTACTACTTATGTAGAAAGTGCAGCTGGAGTTGCAGAAGGTGGTAGAACAGGTCTTACAGCATTAACAACTTCTGTATTATTTGCATTAGCATTATTCTTTGCACCAATATTTGGTATTATCCCAGGCGCAGCTACTGCTCCAGCCCTTATAATAGTTGGTCTATTCATGATGTCTCCAATTATGAAAATTAATCTTGATGACTTTACAGAAGCAATACCAGCATTCTTAACTATTATTATGATGCCTCTTGCATATAGTATTGCAGAAGGTATAGTGTTTGGTATGGTTTCATATACATTACTTAAAACATTAACAGGAAAATACAAAGATGTGTCTATTGTAATGTATATATTATCAATACTATTCGTACTTAAATATATATTCCTATAA
- the ade gene encoding adenine deaminase, whose protein sequence is MLGVQGIKQAMEYRNLIDVLMSDKHFADIVLYNGNVINVLTREVYTADIAIKGKYILLVGDSASLIGPDTLVVDVKGKYLSPGFIDSHMHFESSMLTVTEFSRLSIPSGTTTLVADPHEIGNALGPVGMKAMADEASVVPNHVRFVVPALVPDSPSLETAGHDVSSKDIPDLLSHPNIIGIGELQGFSNAKHVYRNTPEVITDLLASTIYAKSLGKVVDGNAPELFGPELAAHIISTGGKCSCHETTTKEECVEKLRQGVYVFMREGSTQKNMAECIRAVTEEGFDSRRCILATDDMVAEDLEKLGHMNEIVRRTIAQGVDPVEAIQMVTINPATYFGLEDRGVLAPAKMADIAIISDLKEMTVEAVFIEGQLVASQGKLIIDLPKYTYPDVVKHSVKRGPITESDLEIRAEGNQVTGRCIIAIPDQNLTETLEVELKVNRGIVEPDLKQDVIYMACVERYGRNGSIGKCFVQGFGLKQGAIAESVAHDTHNIMVAGTNLKDMVIAVNRVIEMGGGISVVNNGRVLEELRLPVGGLITDELTGSEVSAKVANLDKVVKEQLGGTIHAPFMHLSFLALSTSPKWKLTDQGLIDVNNFEILEPIVK, encoded by the coding sequence TTGTTAGGTGTTCAAGGAATTAAACAGGCAATGGAGTACCGAAATTTAATAGATGTGCTTATGTCAGATAAGCATTTTGCAGATATAGTGCTTTATAATGGGAATGTTATCAACGTATTGACAAGAGAAGTTTATACTGCAGACATAGCTATAAAAGGTAAGTATATATTATTAGTTGGAGATTCAGCTTCTTTAATAGGACCTGACACATTAGTAGTTGATGTCAAGGGCAAATACTTATCTCCAGGATTTATTGATTCACATATGCATTTTGAAAGTAGTATGCTTACTGTTACAGAATTCTCTAGATTATCAATACCATCTGGTACAACTACATTAGTAGCAGATCCACATGAAATCGGTAACGCGTTAGGGCCAGTAGGTATGAAGGCTATGGCAGATGAAGCTAGTGTTGTTCCAAATCACGTTAGATTTGTGGTGCCAGCACTTGTGCCAGATAGCCCAAGCCTTGAAACTGCAGGTCATGATGTTTCATCAAAGGACATTCCTGATTTGTTAAGTCACCCAAATATTATAGGTATTGGAGAGCTACAAGGCTTTAGTAATGCCAAACATGTATATAGAAATACTCCCGAAGTAATTACAGATCTATTAGCTTCCACTATTTATGCTAAAAGCTTAGGAAAAGTAGTAGATGGAAATGCACCAGAGCTTTTTGGTCCAGAACTTGCTGCTCACATAATATCTACAGGCGGAAAATGTTCTTGTCATGAGACTACAACTAAAGAAGAATGTGTTGAAAAGCTTAGACAAGGTGTATATGTATTTATGAGAGAGGGTTCAACTCAAAAGAACATGGCCGAATGCATTAGAGCTGTTACAGAGGAAGGCTTTGATTCAAGAAGATGTATATTAGCTACTGATGATATGGTAGCTGAAGATCTTGAAAAACTAGGACATATGAATGAAATAGTGAGAAGAACTATAGCACAAGGTGTAGATCCAGTTGAAGCTATTCAAATGGTAACAATAAACCCTGCCACATATTTTGGCTTAGAAGATAGAGGAGTATTAGCACCAGCTAAAATGGCAGACATAGCTATCATCAGCGATTTGAAGGAAATGACAGTTGAGGCTGTATTTATTGAAGGCCAGCTAGTTGCCTCACAAGGAAAGCTAATAATAGATCTTCCAAAATATACTTATCCAGACGTGGTAAAACATTCAGTTAAGAGAGGACCAATAACAGAATCAGATTTAGAAATCAGAGCAGAAGGAAACCAAGTAACAGGTAGATGTATAATTGCTATTCCAGATCAAAACCTAACAGAAACTCTTGAAGTAGAGCTTAAAGTAAACAGAGGAATAGTGGAACCAGACCTTAAACAAGATGTTATTTATATGGCCTGCGTTGAGAGATATGGCCGCAATGGTAGCATAGGAAAATGCTTTGTTCAGGGCTTTGGCTTAAAACAAGGAGCAATTGCAGAAAGTGTTGCCCATGACACTCATAATATTATGGTTGCAGGCACAAATTTAAAAGACATGGTCATTGCAGTAAATCGTGTTATTGAAATGGGCGGTGGCATATCAGTAGTTAACAACGGTAGAGTTTTAGAAGAACTAAGATTGCCTGTGGGAGGACTTATAACAGATGAGCTTACAGGCTCAGAGGTAAGTGCAAAGGTAGCTAATCTTGACAAAGTAGTAAAAGAACAGCTTGGTGGCACCATACATGCACCATTTATGCATTTATCCTTCTTAGCATTATCTACTAGTCCGAAATGGAAGCTAACGGATCAAGGTCTAATTGACGTAAATAACTTTGAAATCCTTGAGCCAATAGTTAAGTAA
- a CDS encoding EutN/CcmL family microcompartment protein codes for MQLGRIIGTVVATRKSDSLVGSKLLLTQPIDIDMKPTGKPLVAVDTVGAGIGEIVIYATGTASRNAAEKKTSAIDAAIVGIVDNMDVYNEFIDK; via the coding sequence ATGCAATTAGGTAGAATTATAGGTACGGTAGTTGCAACAAGAAAAAGTGATAGCTTAGTAGGGAGCAAGCTTTTATTAACACAGCCTATAGACATAGATATGAAGCCTACAGGAAAGCCCTTAGTAGCAGTAGATACAGTGGGTGCAGGTATTGGAGAAATAGTTATATATGCAACAGGGACTGCATCACGAAATGCTGCTGAAAAGAAAACCTCTGCTATAGATGCTGCTATTGTAGGTATAGTAGACAATATGGATGTGTACAATGAATTCATAGATAAGTAA
- a CDS encoding BMC domain-containing protein: MMSQALGMVETKGLVGAVEAADAMVKAANVTLVGYEKIGFGLVTVMVRGDVGAVKAATDAGAEAARSVGELHSVHVIPRPHSEVERVILNKYE; encoded by the coding sequence ATAATGAGTCAAGCATTAGGTATGGTAGAAACTAAAGGATTAGTAGGTGCAGTTGAAGCAGCAGACGCAATGGTTAAAGCTGCTAATGTTACTTTAGTAGGATATGAAAAAATAGGTTTTGGTCTTGTAACTGTAATGGTTAGAGGTGATGTTGGAGCAGTAAAGGCTGCTACAGACGCTGGCGCAGAAGCTGCAAGATCAGTTGGAGAATTACACTCAGTTCATGTAATCCCAAGACCACATTCAGAAGTTGAAAGAGTAATACTAAACAAATATGAATAA